A part of Oncorhynchus masou masou isolate Uvic2021 chromosome 21, UVic_Omas_1.1, whole genome shotgun sequence genomic DNA contains:
- the degs2 gene encoding sphingolipid delta(4)-desaturase/C4-monooxygenase DES2 — protein MDKTGERGDFEWVYNDQPHTSRRKEILAKYPEIKSLMGPDPQLKWVVTGMVLTQLLACYMVHDLPWKWVFFWSYGFGGCINHSLTLAIHDISHNVAFGNKLARLNRWFAIWANLPIGLPYSASFKKYHIDHHRYLGGDGLDVDIPTDAEGWFFCTPLRKVLWLFLQPLFYALRPLVVNPKPVSRLEMMNAAVQFAVNFVIFYLWGLKPIVYLIAGSILCMGLHPISGHFIAEHYMFLKGHETYSYYGSLNRITFNVGYHMEHHDFPSIPGSKLPQVKKMAAEYYDSLPQHTSWTRVLWDFVFDDSIGPYNRIKREYKLVKQE, from the exons ATGGATAAGACAGGTGAACGGGGAGACTTTGAATGGGTCTACAATGATCAGCCTCATACTTCACGAAGAAAAGAAATATTAG CAAAATACCCAGAGATCAAGTCCCTGATGGGGCCTGACCCCCAGTTGAAGTGGGTGGTGACGGGGATGGTTCTCACCCAGCTTCTGGCCTGCTACATGGTCCACGACCTCCCCTGGAAGTGGGTGTTCTTCTGGTCATATGGCTTCGGCGGCTGCATCAACCACTCACTGACCCTCGCCATTCACGATATCTCCCACAACGTTGCGTTCGGCAACAAGCTGGCGCGCCTCAACCGTTGGTTTGCCATATGGGCCAACCTCCCCATTGGACTGCCCTACTCGGCCTCGTTCAAGAAGTACCACATCGACCACCACCGCTACCTGGGTGGCGACGGCCTAGATGTGGACATCCCCACGGACGCGGAGGGCTGGTTCTTTTGCACACCCTTGCGGAAGGTCCTGTGGCTCTTCCTCCAGCCATTGTTCTACGCACTGCGCCCTCTAGTGGTGAAccccaagccagtctccagactaGAGATGATGAATGCCGCTGTTCAATTTGCAGTGAACTTTGTGATATTCTACCTATGGGGGCTGAAGCCAATTGTTTACCTCATAGCCGGGTCCATTTTATGCATGGGCCTACATCCCATCTCTGGACACTTCATAGCGGAGCACTACATGTTCTTGAAGGGCCACGAGACATACTCCTACTACGGCTCACTGAATCGGATCACCTTCAACGTGGGTTATCACATGGAGCACCACGACTTCCCCAGTATACCTGGCAGTAAGCTGCCTCAG GTGAAGAAGATGGCAGCAGAGTACTACGACTCCCTACCACAGCACACTTCCTGGACCCGGGTGTTGTGGGACTTTGTCTTTGATGACAGCATCGGTCCCTACAACAGGATCAAGCGGGAATATAAGCTGGTCAAGCAGGAGTAG
- the LOC135508474 gene encoding transcriptional repressor protein YY1-like — MASGDTLYIETDGSEMPSEIVELHEIEVETIETTVVGEDDDEQPMIALQPLDSDDPHSMHHHHQEVILVQTREEVVGEDDSDMHGDDDYEDQILIPVPVPAAEEEYIEQTLVTVAGKSSGRTKKGGSGKRNKKNFLGAPESSGRKWEQKQVQIKTLEGEFSVTMWASDDKKDVDHDTMVEEHVIGDNSPPDYSEYMTGKKLPPGGIPGIDLSDPKQLAEFARMKPRKIKEDDSPRTIACPHKGCSKMFRDNSAMRKHLHTHGPRVHVCAECGKAFVESSKLKRHQLVHTGEKPFQCTFEGCGKRFSLDFNLRTHVRIHTGDRPYVCPFDGCNKKFAQSTNLKSHILTHAKAKNNQ; from the exons ATGGCATCAGGTGATACCCTGTACATCGAAACGGACGGCTCGGAGATGCCGTCAGAAATAGTGGAACTCCATGAAATCGAAGTGGAGACAATCGAGACAACAGTTGTTGGAGAGGACGACGATGAACAGCCTATGATCGCTTTACAGCCCCTCGACTCAGATGATCCACACTCAATGCATCACCATCATCAGGAGGTAATATTGGTGCAAACTCGAGAAGAGGTGGTTGGTGAAGATGATTCGGACATGCACGGGGACGATGATTACGAGGACCAAATTCTTATacctgtcccagtccctgccgccgAAGAGGAATACATCGAACAGACTCTGGTGACTGTCGCTGGGAAGAGCTCGGGGCGGACGAAGAAGGGGGGAAGCGGGAAGAGAAATAAAAAGAACTTCTTGGGTGCACCGGAGTCCAGTGGTAGAAAATGGGAACAGAAACAAGTCCAGATAAAGACTTTGGAAGGAGAGTTTTCGGTGACGATGTGGGCATCGG ATGACAAGAAGGATGTTGACCATGACACTATGGTAGAGGAGCATGTCATTGGGGATAATTCTCCTCCCGATTACTCGGAGTACATGACAGGGAAGAAGCTCCCGCCCGGAGGCATTCCAGGGATCGACCTGTCAGACCCCAAACAGCTGGCAGAGTTCGCTAG GATGAAGCCACGGAAAATCAAGGAGGACGACTCTCCCAGGACGATAGCTTGCCCTCACAAA GGATGCAGTAAAATGTTCAGGGATAACTCTGCAATGAGGAAGCACCTGCACACCCACGGACCACGTGTTCACGTCTGCGCCGAATGTGGAAAGGCCTTTGTCGAAAGCTCCAAACTGAAGAGGCATCAACTTGTTCATACCGGCGAGAAACCTTTCCAA TGCACATTTGAGGGCTGCGGAAAGCGGTTCTCCCTGGACTTTAACTTACGCACGCACGTGCGGATTCACACTGGAGACCGACCCTACGTCTGTCCGTTTGACGGCTGCAACAAGAAGTTTGCCCAATCCACCAACCTCAAGTCTCACATCCTCACACACGCTAAAGCTAAAAACAATCAGTGA